One genomic region from Kamptonema formosum PCC 6407 encodes:
- a CDS encoding glucose-1-phosphate adenylyltransferase: MKKVLAIILGGGVGTRLYPLTKLRAKPAVPLAGKYRLIDIPVSNCINSEILKIYVLTQFNSASLNRHISRAYNFSGFSDGFVEVLAAQQTKENPNWFQGTADAVRQYLWLFEEWDIDHYLILSGDHLYRMDYREFVQRHLDTKADITLSVLPMDDKRASDFGLMKTDEDGRIVSFSEKPKGEALKEMQVDTTKLGLTAEQAKESPYIASMGIYVFNKDVLMKLLKESPEQTDFGKEIIPNSAKDYNVQAYLFDGYWEDIGTIEAFYDSNLALTKQPHPPFSFYDEQAPIYTRQRYLPPSKLLDCQVTESIIAEGCILKECRIDHSVLGVRSRIEAGCNIEDSLIMGSDFYEPFAERQSGSDKGGVPVGIGAQTRIRRAIVDKNARIGRHVQIINKDRVEEAEREDQGFYIRSGIVVVLKNAIISDGTII; encoded by the coding sequence GTGAAAAAAGTCTTAGCCATTATCCTTGGCGGCGGCGTAGGTACCCGCCTTTACCCGCTTACCAAACTGCGGGCCAAACCCGCCGTCCCCCTCGCAGGCAAATACCGCCTGATCGACATCCCCGTAAGCAACTGCATCAACTCAGAAATACTCAAAATATACGTCCTCACCCAATTCAACTCCGCATCCCTCAACCGTCACATTTCCCGCGCTTACAACTTCTCCGGGTTCAGTGACGGCTTTGTGGAAGTGCTCGCGGCCCAGCAAACCAAAGAAAACCCCAACTGGTTTCAGGGCACAGCCGATGCAGTCCGCCAGTATCTCTGGCTGTTTGAAGAGTGGGATATTGACCATTACCTGATACTCTCAGGCGATCACCTCTATCGGATGGACTATCGAGAATTCGTCCAACGCCACCTCGATACCAAAGCAGATATCACCCTCTCTGTCTTACCGATGGACGACAAACGTGCATCCGACTTTGGGTTAATGAAAACCGATGAAGACGGTCGTATTGTCTCTTTCAGCGAAAAACCCAAAGGCGAAGCCCTCAAAGAAATGCAAGTCGATACCACTAAACTGGGATTGACAGCGGAACAAGCCAAAGAAAGCCCTTATATTGCCTCAATGGGGATTTACGTCTTCAACAAAGACGTTTTGATGAAATTGCTCAAAGAATCCCCAGAACAGACTGATTTTGGCAAAGAAATTATTCCCAACTCCGCCAAAGACTACAACGTTCAAGCCTACTTATTTGATGGCTACTGGGAAGATATCGGAACCATTGAGGCTTTCTATGATTCTAACTTAGCTCTCACAAAACAGCCTCATCCACCTTTCAGCTTTTACGACGAACAAGCGCCAATTTATACTCGTCAGCGTTACTTACCTCCATCTAAACTGTTAGACTGCCAAGTAACCGAGTCAATTATTGCTGAAGGTTGCATCCTCAAAGAATGCCGGATCGACCATTCAGTATTAGGAGTGCGATCGCGCATCGAAGCAGGATGTAACATCGAAGATTCCCTGATTATGGGTTCCGACTTCTACGAACCCTTCGCCGAAAGGCAGTCCGGTTCTGACAAAGGCGGTGTCCCCGTCGGTATCGGTGCACAAACTAGGATTCGTCGCGCGATCGTTGACAAAAATGCCCGCATCGGTCGCCACGTCCAAATTATCAATAAAGATAGAGTGGAAGAAGCCGAACGCGAAGACCAAGGATTCTATATTCGCAGCGGCATTGTTGTAGTCCTCAAAAATGCCATCATTTCAGATGGGACGATCATTTAA
- a CDS encoding DEAD/DEAH box helicase produces the protein MNLTFESLGISEERIRHLETLGFSEPTPIQTQAIPHLLAGRDVVGQAQTGTGKTAAFSLPILERIDLGVTAVQALILTPTRELALQVTEAIRELSGLSEGPVKLGRSLQVLTVYGGQSIDRQMQRLRRGVHIVVGTPGRIIDMLNRGSLKLDQLKWMVLDEADEMLSMGFIQDVEKILEAAPADHQTAFFSATMEASIRKLVSKHLRSPINVTVEQPKATPKRIRQCVYMVPRGWSKSRALQPILEMEDPESALIFVRTRAAAAELTSQLQAAGHSVDEYHGNLNQAQRERLLSRFHQSQVRWVVATDIAARGLDVNDLTHVINYDLPDSVESYVHRIGRTGRAGREGTAITLIQAVDRRKLRLIERHVRQTLTVRTIPTRSQIEGKQLEKMQAKVREALAGERMASFLPLVSQLCEEYDPHAIAAAALQMTFDQSRPAWMGSDYAVEDEPLSTDSHKPQLIKKRPKTVVNPTSPVTQNS, from the coding sequence ATGAATTTAACGTTTGAAAGCTTAGGTATCTCAGAAGAGCGCATTCGCCATCTGGAGACATTAGGCTTTAGTGAACCCACACCCATTCAGACCCAAGCAATTCCTCATTTATTAGCTGGGCGCGATGTGGTGGGTCAGGCTCAGACAGGAACGGGCAAAACAGCAGCATTTTCGTTGCCCATATTGGAACGGATCGATCTTGGCGTAACTGCGGTTCAAGCCCTGATTTTGACTCCAACTCGTGAATTAGCGCTGCAAGTGACTGAGGCAATCCGCGAGTTGAGCGGTCTCAGCGAAGGCCCTGTGAAATTAGGCCGTTCTTTGCAAGTTTTGACTGTGTACGGGGGTCAATCAATTGACCGTCAGATGCAGCGCTTGCGCCGAGGTGTTCATATTGTAGTGGGAACACCTGGTCGGATTATTGATATGCTCAACCGGGGCAGTCTGAAGCTAGACCAATTGAAATGGATGGTTTTGGATGAAGCTGACGAAATGCTGAGCATGGGCTTTATCCAAGACGTGGAAAAGATCCTTGAGGCTGCACCTGCGGATCACCAGACAGCATTTTTCTCGGCGACGATGGAGGCTTCGATCCGCAAATTGGTGTCTAAGCATTTGCGATCGCCCATTAATGTCACGGTGGAACAACCAAAAGCTACACCGAAGCGTATCCGCCAGTGCGTATACATGGTTCCGCGTGGCTGGTCGAAGTCACGAGCTTTGCAGCCGATTTTGGAAATGGAAGATCCCGAATCTGCGCTAATCTTTGTACGAACAAGAGCGGCGGCGGCGGAGTTGACCAGTCAGTTGCAAGCAGCCGGTCACAGCGTTGATGAATATCACGGCAATTTAAACCAAGCACAACGGGAGCGGCTTTTATCTCGTTTCCACCAAAGCCAGGTGCGCTGGGTGGTGGCGACGGATATTGCGGCGCGGGGTTTGGACGTAAATGATTTGACTCACGTAATTAACTACGATTTACCCGATAGCGTGGAAAGCTATGTTCACCGGATTGGTCGCACGGGTCGTGCTGGCCGCGAGGGGACGGCGATTACGTTGATTCAGGCGGTGGATCGCCGGAAATTGCGGTTGATCGAGCGTCACGTGCGCCAAACTCTGACGGTTCGCACGATTCCGACGCGATCGCAGATTGAAGGTAAGCAATTAGAGAAGATGCAAGCTAAGGTGCGCGAAGCGCTGGCTGGCGAGCGCATGGCTTCTTTCTTACCTTTAGTATCTCAGTTGTGTGAGGAGTACGATCCTCATGCGATCGCGGCTGCGGCTTTACAAATGACTTTCGATCAAAGTCGTCCCGCTTGGATGGGGTCAGATTACGCTGTAGAGGATGAACCACTATCAACTGATTCTCACAAACCACAGTTGATCAAGAAGCGGCCTAAGACTGTTGTAAATCCTACTTCTCCTGTGACACAGAATAGCTAA
- the ftsH4 gene encoding ATP-dependent zinc metalloprotease FtsH: MAIKDQPQPPRSRQIGNILLLLSGLFLLGNIFLPSLLGPQIPQVPYSLFVHQVQEQEVQRASVGQNEIRYQLKGEADQPGQVLATTPIFDLELPKLLEEKGVEFAATPPPKNGWFTSLLGWVVPPLIFVAIWQFFISRGGGGPQGALSIGKSKAKVYVEGESAKITFADVAGVEEAKTELVEIVDFLKTPDRFTAIGARIPKGVLLVGPPGTGKTLLAKAVAGEAGVPFFSISGSEFVELFVGVGSARVRDLFEQAKKQAPCIIFIDELDAIGKSRSSGAFYGGNDEREQTLNQLLTEMDGFAAGNTTVIVLAATNRPESLDPALLRPGRFDRQVLVDRPDLSGREAILNIHSQKVKLGPDINLKAIAARTPGFAGADLANLVNEAALLAARNRRETVAQADFAEAIERVVAGLEKKSRVMNEKEKKIVAYHEVGHALVGFLTASGGKVEKISIIPRGMAALGYTLQLPTEDRFLMDEVELRGQIATLLGGRSAEEIIFGSITTGASNDLQRATDLAERMVTTYGMSKILGPLAYEKGQQGQFLNDGMGSPRRQVSEQTADAIDKEVKEIVETAHTQALDILKNNRDLLETIATKLLETEVIEGEELHNLLGQVRPVNVPAAV, encoded by the coding sequence ATGGCGATTAAAGACCAGCCTCAACCCCCTCGTTCTCGTCAGATTGGCAATATTTTGTTATTGCTATCAGGTTTGTTTCTACTGGGTAACATATTTTTGCCGAGTTTACTTGGCCCCCAAATTCCGCAAGTACCTTATAGCTTGTTCGTCCATCAGGTGCAAGAACAAGAGGTACAACGGGCTTCTGTGGGTCAAAATGAAATTCGCTATCAGCTTAAAGGTGAAGCGGATCAACCAGGTCAGGTACTCGCCACTACACCCATTTTTGATTTAGAATTACCAAAACTTTTGGAAGAAAAAGGCGTTGAATTTGCAGCAACTCCTCCACCTAAAAATGGCTGGTTTACCAGTTTATTAGGTTGGGTGGTTCCGCCATTAATTTTTGTTGCTATCTGGCAATTTTTTATCAGTCGTGGTGGCGGCGGGCCCCAAGGCGCTCTTTCCATTGGTAAAAGTAAGGCTAAGGTTTATGTAGAAGGCGAATCTGCTAAAATAACTTTTGCTGATGTTGCAGGTGTGGAAGAGGCTAAAACTGAATTAGTTGAGATTGTCGATTTTCTCAAAACTCCAGACAGATTTACAGCAATTGGAGCTCGCATTCCCAAAGGCGTGCTATTAGTTGGGCCTCCTGGTACTGGTAAAACCCTATTAGCGAAAGCTGTAGCAGGAGAAGCTGGCGTTCCATTTTTCAGCATCTCTGGTTCCGAGTTTGTGGAACTATTTGTTGGTGTAGGTTCGGCAAGAGTCCGCGACTTATTTGAACAAGCCAAAAAACAGGCTCCTTGCATTATTTTCATTGACGAATTGGATGCGATCGGTAAGTCTCGTAGTAGCGGCGCTTTCTACGGTGGTAATGACGAACGCGAACAAACTCTCAATCAATTATTAACAGAAATGGACGGTTTTGCGGCAGGTAATACTACCGTAATTGTGCTAGCAGCAACTAATCGCCCTGAAAGTTTAGATCCAGCTTTGTTACGTCCGGGACGTTTTGACAGACAGGTTTTAGTCGATCGCCCCGATTTATCTGGTCGCGAAGCTATTCTTAACATTCACTCTCAGAAAGTTAAACTGGGCCCAGATATTAACTTAAAAGCAATCGCCGCTAGAACTCCCGGTTTTGCGGGTGCAGATTTGGCAAATTTAGTTAATGAAGCTGCTTTATTAGCCGCTCGTAACCGTCGTGAAACTGTCGCTCAAGCTGACTTTGCCGAAGCGATCGAACGAGTGGTTGCAGGTCTAGAAAAGAAAAGCCGCGTCATGAATGAAAAAGAGAAAAAGATTGTCGCTTATCACGAAGTTGGTCACGCTTTAGTTGGGTTTTTAACTGCTAGTGGCGGCAAAGTTGAAAAAATTTCCATCATTCCTCGTGGGATGGCAGCTTTAGGTTATACCTTGCAATTGCCAACTGAAGACAGATTTTTGATGGATGAAGTAGAACTTCGCGGTCAAATTGCGACACTTTTGGGCGGACGTTCAGCCGAAGAAATTATTTTTGGTAGTATCACTACGGGTGCTTCCAACGATCTTCAACGCGCTACTGATTTAGCAGAACGGATGGTGACAACTTACGGCATGAGCAAGATTTTAGGGCCTTTAGCTTATGAGAAGGGTCAGCAAGGTCAATTCCTCAATGATGGCATGGGTAGCCCCCGCCGTCAGGTGAGCGAACAAACAGCAGATGCAATTGATAAAGAAGTGAAGGAAATTGTCGAAACTGCTCACACTCAAGCTTTAGATATTTTGAAGAACAATCGCGATTTGCTAGAAACTATTGCGACTAAACTTTTGGAAACTGAGGTAATTGAGGGTGAGGAACTGCACAACTTACTGGGTCAAGTACGGCCTGTAAATGTTCCTGCTGCTGTTTAG
- a CDS encoding DnaJ C-terminal domain-containing protein, giving the protein MATTDFKDFYAILGLNKTASADEIKKSYRKLARKYHPDMNPGNKDAEARFKEVNEAYEVLSDPEKRKKYDQFGQYWKQAGTPGGWPGSPNNVDFGGVDFSQYASFDEFINTLLGRVGGPAAGSRRNGNWNYTYRPNQGGQTGFGGYEDFTGFDNRTAATSLDTEATISLSLGEAFRGVSKRVGTGDVSIPAGVKAGSRIRIRGKGQVDPQTQQRGDLYLKVEILPHPFFQFEGENLVCEVPVTPDEAVLGASIEVPTPDGMVAVNVPAGIRSGQSLRLRGKGWPKPKGGDRTDQLVKIAIVAPKDISAVERECYEKIKANRSFNPRSNLKQMQM; this is encoded by the coding sequence ATGGCTACAACTGACTTCAAAGACTTTTACGCAATTCTGGGACTGAACAAAACCGCTAGTGCTGATGAAATTAAAAAATCCTACCGCAAACTCGCCCGGAAGTACCATCCCGACATGAATCCGGGCAACAAAGACGCAGAGGCCAGGTTTAAAGAAGTTAATGAAGCCTACGAAGTTTTATCAGACCCCGAAAAACGCAAAAAATATGACCAATTTGGTCAATACTGGAAGCAAGCCGGAACCCCTGGTGGATGGCCAGGTAGTCCGAATAATGTAGACTTCGGCGGCGTAGACTTCAGCCAATACGCCAGTTTTGACGAATTCATTAATACTTTGCTGGGTCGCGTTGGTGGGCCCGCTGCTGGTAGCCGTCGCAATGGCAACTGGAACTACACATACCGTCCCAATCAAGGCGGGCAGACAGGTTTTGGCGGATATGAAGATTTTACAGGGTTTGACAACCGCACGGCTGCAACTTCCCTCGACACCGAAGCAACTATTTCCCTCAGTCTCGGCGAAGCATTTCGGGGTGTTTCCAAGCGCGTTGGTACTGGCGATGTCTCCATTCCTGCGGGAGTGAAAGCTGGTAGCCGCATTCGGATTAGAGGGAAAGGTCAAGTAGACCCCCAAACCCAGCAAAGGGGAGATTTATACCTGAAAGTAGAAATTTTGCCTCATCCCTTCTTCCAGTTTGAAGGGGAGAATTTGGTTTGTGAAGTACCCGTAACGCCTGATGAAGCGGTGTTGGGAGCCTCCATTGAGGTACCTACGCCTGATGGAATGGTGGCGGTGAATGTTCCAGCAGGCATTCGTTCCGGTCAATCTTTGAGGTTGCGCGGTAAAGGGTGGCCCAAACCCAAGGGAGGCGATCGCACTGACCAATTAGTGAAAATTGCGATCGTCGCACCGAAAGATATTAGCGCTGTGGAGCGAGAATGCTATGAGAAAATTAAGGCAAATCGTAGTTTTAATCCCCGTAGCAATTTAAAGCAAATGCAAATGTGA
- a CDS encoding DUF1816 domain-containing protein, giving the protein MLGFYFFLIYCIGLCLITQPSRPKEEGEWWVEVVTESPRCTYYFGPFDSDKEASSNTNGYIEDLESEGAQRVSIEIKRCQPTELTICES; this is encoded by the coding sequence ATGCTTGGATTTTATTTTTTCTTGATCTACTGCATCGGACTGTGTTTGATAACTCAACCCAGCCGTCCTAAAGAGGAAGGGGAATGGTGGGTCGAGGTTGTCACTGAATCGCCACGCTGTACCTACTATTTTGGGCCATTTGACAGCGACAAAGAAGCCTCAAGTAATACTAATGGCTATATTGAAGATTTGGAAAGTGAGGGAGCCCAAAGAGTTAGCATTGAAATTAAGCGCTGTCAGCCTACTGAGCTAACAATTTGTGAGAGTTAA
- the rimP gene encoding ribosome maturation factor RimP produces MTHPLIPQIIDLATPLAETLGLEVVGAVFHTNQNPPILRVDIRNPQQDTGLEDCERMSKALEEKLDMADILPDAYVLEISSPGLSRSLASDREFISFKGFPVIVKTSEAYNGLKEWVGQLIRRDEKAVYINQKGRPIAIPRSLITQVQLDEPR; encoded by the coding sequence ATGACTCATCCCCTGATCCCACAAATCATCGACTTAGCCACCCCCCTTGCGGAAACACTGGGATTGGAAGTAGTGGGGGCAGTATTTCACACCAACCAGAACCCTCCCATTCTGCGAGTGGACATCCGCAACCCGCAGCAAGACACAGGTTTGGAAGATTGCGAACGGATGAGTAAAGCCCTCGAAGAAAAGTTAGATATGGCAGATATCCTCCCCGACGCTTATGTACTAGAGATTTCTAGTCCCGGCCTTTCGCGATCACTAGCAAGCGATCGCGAATTCATATCCTTTAAAGGATTTCCCGTAATCGTCAAAACATCTGAAGCTTACAACGGCTTAAAAGAGTGGGTAGGACAACTAATCCGCCGGGACGAGAAAGCAGTTTACATCAATCAAAAAGGGCGGCCAATCGCCATTCCCCGCTCCCTGATTACCCAAGTCCAATTAGACGAACCTAGATAG
- the nusA gene encoding transcription termination factor NusA — protein MSMVSLPGLKDMVDVISKERNLPKHAVQAALREALVKGYERYRRTQRLDHFSEEYFDNFEVELDIEEEGFRVLATKSIVEEVSNPDHQIALLEVQEVATEAQLGDTVILDVTPDQNDFGRMAAIQTKQVLAQKLRDQQRKMIQEEFKDLEETVLQARVLRFERQSAILAVSSGFGQPEVEAELPKREQLPNDNYRANATFKVYLKKVGEGATRGPQLVVSRADAGLVVYLFANEVPEIEDGVVRIVAVAREANPPSRHVGPRTKIAVDTLDRDVDPVGACIGARGSRIQVVVNELRGEKIDVIRWSPDPATYIANALSPARVDEVRLVAPEGRRAHILVAEDQLSLAIGKEGQNVRLAARLTGWKIDIKDIAKYDRAAEDSKLAAEASRLALAAEEYESDFDEDSEETDESDFDESDRELDETETAV, from the coding sequence ATGTCAATGGTTTCTTTGCCCGGACTCAAAGATATGGTCGATGTTATTAGCAAAGAGCGAAACTTACCGAAACACGCCGTTCAAGCAGCCTTGCGCGAAGCCCTCGTCAAAGGTTACGAGCGTTACCGTCGCACGCAGCGCCTCGATCATTTTAGTGAAGAATACTTCGATAATTTTGAAGTAGAACTCGACATTGAAGAAGAAGGATTTCGTGTTTTAGCTACTAAAAGTATAGTCGAAGAAGTCAGTAACCCTGACCATCAAATCGCACTTTTAGAAGTACAAGAAGTTGCCACCGAAGCTCAACTCGGAGACACAGTTATCCTCGATGTAACCCCAGATCAAAACGACTTCGGTCGCATGGCGGCCATCCAAACCAAACAAGTTCTCGCCCAAAAATTGCGCGACCAGCAGCGCAAAATGATCCAAGAAGAATTTAAGGACTTAGAAGAAACAGTCCTCCAGGCAAGAGTTTTGCGATTTGAGAGACAGTCAGCGATCCTCGCTGTTAGCAGCGGTTTTGGCCAGCCAGAAGTAGAAGCTGAACTTCCTAAGCGAGAACAATTACCGAACGATAATTACCGTGCTAATGCCACTTTTAAGGTTTACCTAAAAAAAGTCGGTGAAGGTGCTACCAGAGGCCCTCAGCTAGTGGTCTCTAGAGCCGACGCAGGCTTAGTAGTTTATCTATTTGCCAACGAAGTCCCCGAAATTGAAGATGGGGTAGTGCGAATTGTCGCCGTAGCACGGGAAGCAAACCCCCCCTCCCGGCACGTTGGCCCCCGCACCAAAATTGCCGTAGATACCCTCGATCGCGACGTAGACCCCGTAGGAGCCTGCATTGGCGCACGGGGATCGCGGATTCAGGTAGTAGTCAACGAATTACGAGGGGAAAAAATTGACGTGATCCGGTGGTCTCCCGATCCCGCCACCTATATTGCCAACGCCCTAAGTCCAGCGCGGGTAGACGAAGTGCGCCTAGTGGCCCCGGAAGGGCGGCGGGCGCATATCCTTGTGGCTGAAGACCAACTTAGTTTAGCCATTGGCAAAGAAGGGCAGAACGTCCGGCTAGCAGCTAGACTGACTGGTTGGAAAATAGATATTAAAGACATTGCCAAATACGATCGCGCCGCTGAAGACAGCAAGTTAGCAGCAGAAGCTTCGAGGTTAGCACTCGCAGCCGAAGAATACGAATCAGATTTTGACGAAGACAGTGAAGAAACTGACGAATCAGATTTTGATGAGAGCGATCGCGAACTTGACGAAACCGAAACCGCCGTCTAA